From the Malassezia vespertilionis chromosome 5, complete sequence genome, the window CCTCTACACGCTACAAGGAAGGACATTAGGCCCGCGCAGGCTCCTCCTGAGGGGGCGGGGGCGTGCCTGCACCGCCACCAAATATGCGTGCAACACCGTCCCACGCATTCATCTTCATCTGCTGCAACTGCTTCTCCTGCTCCTCCAACAtttccttgcgcagcttctCGCCGTTCTCTTTCCAGAACCTCATGTCCTCCAGGTAGCCCTGGTGGAAGCGGGCACGCTCGGTTTCGAGCAGTGTCTTTGGTGGCTCCTTGGTAGAGTGCCCCGTAGAAACGCTCCCAAACAAACTCGAAAGTCCACCGAGACGCTGCTTCCTTGCTTGCCATTCTTCTTCGTGGCGCTTCTTGAGCATTGCCTCGCTCTTGGCATGCTCTGTGGTGATGTGCTTGCCTTCATACACCTTGAGTGTCGTGCGCACATCTTCTACACCGTAAATACCAATTGCATCGAGGAAGGgaacaagcgcaagaagtTCGCGGTCGTCTTTGTTGCCTTTCCATGGGTCCATGATGATTGCATTCTCCGgttgcagcgcggcgtgctcggGATTAATGTCGAGAATAATCACCTTGCGTGGATCACGATTCAAGTGGCTGATGTCCTTTACCAGCTTTCCTCCATTCTGGCGACAACTCTCACGGAAGAGCTGGTAGGCAAAGTACCGGCGGTCAGGGTCCAGCTTTTCAAGCATCTTGTCCACCGCATAAAAGGGTTGTGAGGTGAACAGCACAATTTCGTACCACTGCGACAGGTAGCCCAAAAAGTAGTCCAAACCGGGGCGTTTGGCAGTGCGCCATCCATTTGCGGTATCCCAGCTGGACGCAACCAGCAGCTGATCAAGATCCACAACCAGAGTGTATGGGCGCGAATATGGGAACGGCAGTGGGTCTGGCAACAACTTGTCCCATACGGGCTTATCCACCGTCTCGCGCATTGCTtggatgcgcagcatcaGCCGTCCGATGAACGAATTGATGTTATCTTTGTCGTGAAAGATCTCGTGCTCGTGCTCATCAAAGTCGCGGCCAAGCGTCCAGACCATATATGCACCAACAAAACATGAACCGATAAGCATAGCACGCATCATGAAACCACGGCTCTTTTCCGCAGAGGTCGTGCCTTGGCcacgcgccttggcatTGGTGCGCGGCCTTCCTTCGCCATCTTTCGGCGCCTCCAGCGCCCCTTTGTCAAGAACCGACGTGGTATCAATATCCAACGAGAAATTTCCACGAGGAAGCTCCGACAGCGGTTTTTTGTCGTTCGCTGCAGGCTCTTGTCCGCCAGTGCCCTTTGAATCCTTGGCATCGGTGGCGAATGCACGCATCACAGACGACAcacgcatgcaccgcgcgagACAGAGAGCAGGTGGCAGCACCCGAGTGCTGTGACGTGCGACACTCAGCCGCACGGATTGCGTCAGCATCCGCATCACCATCCTGTAGGAAGAGAAAAAACGTAGGCGCGGCATGACGGGCAGGCTGCCTGATTTTAGTAAGCAACTGCTTCTTccagccgctgcgcgcactggGCATGGCGGACGAGGCCGAGTTTTCACCGTCGTTTGGGCAGCCGGGCACCACCTTTGTGTATCGACCCAAGCAACTGTGCACCTATTTTCCTGCTCAAGATGCGCCAAAATTACCAGTCGTGCTCCCCGATGCGCCCATGTATATGTTATTTGCGCATCGATTATGGCGGGCAGGAATGCTGCTTGCGGATGCAATCTATACGGGCGCGATTGAAATGGATGGAAAGTGTGTCTgcgagcttggcgcagGCGTCGGGCTTCCTGCTTTGACAGCGGCATTGTGCGCAAGCCCCACCAAGGTCGTCGTGACGGATtatgacgacgacgatgtgATCAAtgcgttgcgctgcaacgtgcgccgcacattgGACGCGAACCCCACCATGCACCCTTCGCCGATCAGCATATACCCACATACGTGGGGGAATGCCATGGACGATGTCTTGGATCTtttgccgtgcagcgcatcggaTCCTTCTCCACGATTTGATGTGCTCCTCTTAGCAGACTGCATTTGGGAGCGGTTTGCACATGCGTCGCTCCTCAAGTCGATTACAGGTTTGcttgcacgacgcgctgaTGCACGCGTGTATATGGTTGCAGGGCTGCATACAGGCCGTGCGGTACTGCTTCAATTCCTACGTAGAATGCTCGATGCGGGGTTCGTCCTGGTATCCTTACCCCACCTCGATCGCTGGCCGTCGCTGGCGGGTACGCCCATCGCAGAATTACCAGGTGCGGAGCACATTATGGAGCTACAAGTagacggtgcgctgcactgcgGTGACGACAGTGCACCCGGAAGGGAGCCTGGACTCACCGggcgtcgtcgcgcatttacgctgctgctggaggacgaggcgccAGTACAGGAGCGGAATCACTGGCTGATTGTATCCTGCTTTTCATGGAAATCTGTAGATACCCTATAGCCATTCTGCCGGGAAGTCGGATACCGTGGGCCGCAGTGTTTGACCGCCGCGTGCATTCGACTTGATATAGGGACGAACATCGAGAGGGATATCGGCAAAGCTCGGCTCCTTGTTCGCCTCTTCAATCATCCGGTCCAGCACATCGCTGCACCATTTCATGTTTTGCGGCTCATGTGGATACGCCGTGCTTGCAATCGTCACAACACCAAGCGGTTCCGCATTGTAGgccgcatcgagcgcctccttgctttgtgcaagcgccgcattcaGACGACCGACCAGCGCAGGACTCGTCGGTTGCCATCGAGAGCCTGCGAGCAGCAAGAACTTGTGCTTTGCGTACGTCGTGTCAAGTGCATGTACCTTGGCGAGGTCTTCTACATTGACGTGGAGCACGaccttgcgcgcattgggATGCTCTTCGCCCTGGTAATGGGTGAATGTAAACTGCAGGATATTTTGTGCGGGTGGGGGCTGGAACGGCTCTGCCAGCTCATGCAGCTGGGGGAATTCATTTTTCAAGAGCCGGTAGTACCCTAGCAGCTGACGCTGTTTTTGGAGCTTCATGTGCCCGTGTGTTGGAATGTCGTCGTACTGGAAATGTTTCATCGCATTCAGTGCGAACGGATTGTTCCGGTTACGCTGTCTCCGCGGTTTGGCatgtgctgcggcgcaggcatgAAATGTGCGGTGCACGGATAGGTCTTGCAGCGCGGGCACTAGGCGCGATGCCCCTGTTTGATGCAGCATGAAGAACGCAGcgggcggcgatgcgcgcaaactgcTTTGTAATGGAGGTGGGCCCTATtaaaatgcgcgcgcggtgccaCTTTTTTCTTGACAGCGATGGAAAAGGGGAACAGCGTCGCTGGGTTCAGCTTGCTCCCCGTACGCTACGGAAATAGTGCTGGATACAAATTCGCCGTGCATTACATGTATGTGCGTGAGCATCTGAGGGGGAAAGAAGCGGCAATACTACCGCCGGGCCGCACGCTTTTTGTTGTCAACCTGCCCACCGACGCAACGCGCGGCATGGTTCGTGCCTTGTTTCGCAAGGCAGGCGCTATTGAAGCGATTCATTTGCATAACATTCTTGGTGTAGACATGCCGGATGACGACGagggcgacgaggaagcGTATACTGGCGTACCGGCGTCTACGAATAACGCAGCGCCCAACAAGAGCGGCCCGCCCAATGTCATTCCGCTGCCGGCATTAGACCCCAACATGCTTTTGGGGTCAGGATCAAGTGCACATATTGTATTCCTCGACGATTCCTCGCTCGGACGTGCAAAGCAACTCGTTGCAAAGTACCAGGCGAAGCCGTACGTATGGCCGCGCCCCGACGCTGCGGGTGCGGAAGAGGATAGCGACGAGGAGAGCACGAGGAATTACAAGCAAAAGCCTGCTGCTCCCAAGGAATCCCGGCTGGTAGGGCTTGCATACCTTTTGGCACGGCACCGTATGCATCGGCCACCTTTGGACCGTGTGAAGCAGCATGCCGACTCGGCCATTGCACGGTATTCATGGATTCGCGAGCATCCACAATGGCTCATGGAACAACGTATGCATGGTGATCAGACGACCAGCATGGGCGTAGGGATCCAAGCGGCAAGCGTTGGTCcagacggcgcgcttttgGACGAGGACGGGTTTACCATTGTGCAAAAGGGCAACAAGTACGGCCGCTCTGGTGGTgaaagcagcgcaggtACCTTTGGCGCTATTACACCCGAATTTGAGGAACTCTTGCGCACTAACCCCGAGAAGAAAAAGGCCAAGGAACTGCAAGACTTTTACCGCTACCAGTTCCGCGAGCGGAAACGCCAGCAATTTGCCACGCTGCGTTCGCAGTTCGAGGCGGACAAACAAAAGGTTGCACAACGCAAGGCATCCATGCGTTTCAAACCGTACGTTGCTTTGTGTAGCACGCTAACATACAGGTACTGATTTCCACTACGGCATGTACGGAGCACCCACCACATCTTCGTACCGCGGCAACCTGTGCTCCGCGTCGATACCCGATTCGTACAACGCTTTTGTTAGTGTGCAATGCAACGTACGTAGCGCCTCTACAGTATGTCGCTCGGCTTCCCATGCATCCTTGGCCTGGAGCAAGTGTGACCGAAACGTTATGCCACTCCCGCGGAGAAACCAAATGgtcagcgtcgcgcgtggCCAGGTATCGGTGCCGGCCCCGGCTCCGGATGGCCGCGGCACATTGGCTGCTATCATCTCCAAGTATGGCGCTGAAAAAAACGGCACCTGATACTGGCCGAGGGCGATGTTCTCCAACGGAATGCCCACTGGGACCTCGCCGTTCTGTGCGAATAATAGCTGCTATAAGCTCAACACCGCATCGTACACGTCTCGAAGTTACTGTACATTGCCCTTTTGCCCGCAGCGTGCTCCCGTTTGGATACGCCATCTCCCAAACACATCTGTCTAGCGCCTGCAGCACTACTTCGGGCGCCACCGAACAGGCCATGTGGAGGACAGAGGGAACGTTTGTGTACAGGTGCTACCGCTACAGACTGTCGACGTCGACTTGGGGATGGACCATGAGCAGGCGCCGAGGTTCTTCCACGCCGGGAAGCTCCTCATCCTCCACAGGAAGCTCTACAAGGTACCCATCCTTGATCAGTTTCTGGGTCACACGCCCAATCAAATCATCTTCCTCGTAAAGCTGTGCCTCGGTCAGGATTTGCGACTCGTGCTCATTGAGGAACCACTCGCGCAAAGCTTGCCGGGATATCCCACGACCCGTATCACGCTCTACTGCATagacgcgcagcaccaaAAGACTGACGAGCTGCAGGTATCGGTCGTAGGTaatgcgcgtgcggcggtgcgtcCCGTTc encodes:
- the TIM50 gene encoding mitochondrial inner membrane protein required for protein import (COG:U; EggNog:ENOG503NW4Q; BUSCO:EOG09262QRH; TransMembrane:1 (i80-98o)); its protein translation is MRAFATDAKDSKGTGGQEPAANDKKPLSELPRGNFSLDIDTTSVLDKGALEAPKDGEGRPRTNAKARGQGTTSAEKSRGFMMRAMLIGSCFVGAYMVWTLGRDFDEHEHEIFHDKDNINSFIGRLMLRIQAMRETVDKPVWDKLLPDPLPFPYSRPYTLVVDLDQLLVASSWDTANGWRTAKRPGLDYFLGYLSQWYEIVLFTSQPFYAVDKMLEKLDPDRRYFAYQLFRESCRQNGGKLVKDISHLNRDPRKVIILDINPEHAALQPENAIIMDPWKGNKDDRELLALVPFLDAIGIYGVEDVRTTLKVYEGKHITTEHAKSEAMLKKRHEEEWQARKQRLGGLSSLFGSVSTGHSTKEPPKTLLETERARFHQGYLEDMRFWKENGEKLRKEMLEEQEKQLQQMKMNAWDGVARIFGGGAGTPPPPQEEPARA
- a CDS encoding nicotinamide N-methyltransferase (EggNog:ENOG503P1WG; COG:S) — protein: MADEAEFSPSFGQPGTTFVYRPKQLCTYFPAQDAPKLPVVLPDAPMYMLFAHRLWRAGMLLADAIYTGAIEMDGKCVCELGAGVGLPALTAALCASPTKVVVTDYDDDDVINALRCNVRRTLDANPTMHPSPISIYPHTWGNAMDDVLDLLPCSASDPSPRFDVLLLADCIWERFAHASLLKSITGLLARRADARVYMVAGLHTGRAVLLQFLRRMLDAGFVLVSLPHLDRWPSLAGTPIAELPGAEHIMELQVDVHPEGSLDSPGVVAHLRCCWRTRRQYRSGITG
- the RSM24 gene encoding 37S ribosomal protein S24, mitochondrial (COG:J; BUSCO:EOG09264KIV; EggNog:ENOG503P1QX), which encodes MKHFQYDDIPTHGHMKLQKQRQLLGYYRLLKNEFPQLHELAEPFQPPPAQNILQFTFTHYQGEEHPNARKVVLHVNVEDLAKVHALDTTYAKHKFLLLAGSRWQPTSPALVGRLNAALAQSKEALDAAYNAEPLGVVTIASTAYPHEPQNMKWCSDVLDRMIEEANKEPSFADIPLDVRPYIKSNARGGQTLRPTVSDFPAEWL
- a CDS encoding uncharacterized protein (COG:A; EggNog:ENOG503P4NR); amino-acid sequence: MEKGNSVAGFSLLPVRYGNSAGYKFAVHYMYVREHLRGKEAAILPPGRTLFVVNLPTDATRGMVRALFRKAGAIEAIHLHNILGVDMPDDDEGDEEAYTGVPASTNNAAPNKSGPPNVIPLPALDPNMLLGSGSSAHIVFLDDSSLGRAKQLVAKYQAKPYVWPRPDAAGAEEDSDEESTRNYKQKPAAPKESRLVGLAYLLARHRMHRPPLDRVKQHADSAIARYSWIREHPQWLMEQRMHGDQTTSMGVGIQAASVGPDGALLDEDGFTIVQKGNKYGRSGGESSAGTFGAITPEFEELLRTNPEKKKAKELQDFYRYQFRERKRQQFATLRSQFEADKQKVAQRKASMRFKPY